A single region of the Triticum dicoccoides isolate Atlit2015 ecotype Zavitan chromosome 2B, WEW_v2.0, whole genome shotgun sequence genome encodes:
- the LOC119367765 gene encoding NADH-ubiquinone oxidoreductase chain 6-like, giving the protein MRLLSPAFKFHFKGGRCTMILSVLSSPALVSGLMVARAKNPVHSVLFPILVFCDTSGLLILLGLDFSAMISPVVHIGAIAVSFLFMVMMFNIQIAEIHEEVLRYLPVSGIIGLIFWWEMFFILDNETIPLLPTHINTTSLRYTVYAGKVRSWTNLETLGNLLYTYYSVWFLVSSLILLVAMIGV; this is encoded by the coding sequence ATGCGTCTTCTTTCTCCAGCATTCAAGTTCCATTTCAAGGGAGGACGATGTACCATGATACTTTCTGTTTTGTCGAGCCCTGCTTTGGTCTCTGGTTTGATGGTTGCACGTGCTAAAAATCCGGTACATTCCGTTTTGTTTCCCATCCTAGTCTTTTGCGACACTTCTGGTTTACTTATTTTGTTAGGTCTCGACTTCTCCGCTATGATCTCCCCAGTAGTTCATATAGGAGCTATTGCTGTTTCATTCCTATTCATGGTTATGATGTTCAATATTCAAATAGCGGAGATTCACGAAGAAGTATTGCGCTATTTACCAGTGAGTGGTATTATTGGACTGATCTTTTGGTGGGAAATGTTCTTCATTTTAGATAATGAAACCATTCCATTACTACCAACCCACATAAATACGACCTCTCTGAGATATACGGTTTATGCCGGAAAGGTACGAAGTTGGACTAATTTGGAAACATTGGGCAATTTACTTTATACCTACTATTCCGTCTGGTTTTTGGTTTCTAGTCTGATTTTATTAGTTGCTATGATTGGGGTATAG